A region from the Desulfoglaeba alkanexedens ALDC genome encodes:
- a CDS encoding MoaD/ThiS family protein: MAVKVRVPGSLRKWFDGKDVVTCTGSNIAECIEDLNVAHPGICDRLIDEEGATGRVLIFLNGDNIGSLNGLQTTVGDGDEISIIPLAAGG; this comes from the coding sequence ATGGCGGTGAAAGTGAGGGTCCCAGGCTCTCTCAGAAAATGGTTCGATGGCAAGGATGTGGTTACCTGTACGGGCAGTAACATTGCCGAGTGTATTGAGGATCTCAACGTCGCTCATCCTGGCATATGTGACCGGCTTATTGACGAAGAAGGGGCAACGGGGCGGGTGTTGATATTTCTCAACGGGGACAATATCGGTTCTTTGAACGGCCTGCAAACGACCGTCGGTGACGGGGATGAAATCTCCATCATCCCCTTGGCGGCTGGTGGATGA
- a CDS encoding pyridoxamine 5'-phosphate oxidase family protein, whose translation MSKLSEKASEYLSREERLNVLSTSNKAGENNIAVFGSVMAVDDSTVMLMLGENTTCANLRENPRAALLVYVPGKGGLQAEGCRVYLRLRAMEDTGERFEQIKAGIRARVGDAADMLKHLAIFEVLKVRPIIDLGQEI comes from the coding sequence ATGAGCAAGCTGAGTGAAAAGGCCAGCGAGTACCTGTCGCGGGAGGAAAGGTTGAATGTGCTGAGCACATCCAACAAGGCTGGGGAGAACAACATAGCGGTGTTCGGCTCCGTGATGGCCGTCGACGATTCCACTGTGATGCTCATGTTGGGGGAAAACACGACGTGTGCCAACCTGCGCGAAAATCCGCGTGCGGCGCTCCTGGTTTACGTACCTGGAAAAGGTGGCTTACAGGCCGAGGGATGCCGCGTTTACCTGCGGTTGCGCGCGATGGAGGACACTGGAGAGCGTTTCGAGCAGATTAAAGCCGGGATCCGTGCCAGAGTGGGTGATGCGGCGGACATGCTCAAGCATCTTGCGATCTTCGAGGTCCTCAAGGTGAGGCCCATTATTGATCTGGGCCAGGAAATCTAA
- a CDS encoding aminotransferase class I/II-fold pyridoxal phosphate-dependent enzyme, with protein sequence MFAKRYENRLNLQKKSGLYRDPPEFDGREDRFLLLGGKKVLNFASNDYLGLSTTEIAGTQVAENFRKFGSSSSSSRLVSGHYSVINRAEEAYASYFGYEAAVFFPSGYQANLGILSTLFEKGDTIVFDKHIHASSVKGMTLSGAAFYGYNHNSMDHLAKRLESCGHPQVAVLTESLFSMDGDLLNVAGLGRLKEKYGFIAVVDEAHSFGALGPRGKGIAREVADVALGTFGKAFALFGAFVLLPRLFKDYLFNFCSPFIYTTTLPEAHAASALDLLDIVEKSEDRRSHLADMSRLMRRRLREEGFKVSGDAHILALEIGDENKAVRVSRKLLENGIYALPARYPTVPLKQAIIRIGMTALHREEDIRLFVDTVRRICDELESRT encoded by the coding sequence ATGTTTGCGAAGCGATATGAAAACCGGCTGAATCTACAAAAGAAATCAGGGCTTTATCGAGACCCTCCCGAATTCGACGGCAGAGAGGACCGATTCCTTCTGCTGGGTGGAAAGAAAGTCCTGAACTTCGCCTCCAACGACTACCTGGGACTGAGCACCACGGAAATCGCCGGAACACAGGTCGCCGAGAATTTTCGGAAATTCGGTTCTTCGTCCTCTTCTTCCCGCCTGGTTTCGGGCCATTACTCCGTCATCAACCGGGCGGAGGAAGCCTATGCCTCCTATTTCGGGTACGAAGCGGCGGTGTTTTTCCCCAGCGGCTACCAGGCCAACTTGGGAATCCTGTCCACTTTGTTCGAAAAAGGAGATACCATCGTTTTCGACAAGCACATCCATGCCAGCAGCGTGAAAGGGATGACCCTCAGCGGAGCCGCCTTTTACGGCTACAACCACAATTCCATGGATCACCTGGCCAAAAGACTCGAGAGCTGCGGCCATCCGCAGGTCGCGGTCCTCACAGAGTCTCTTTTCAGCATGGACGGCGATCTTTTGAACGTCGCCGGCCTGGGCCGACTCAAGGAAAAATACGGGTTTATCGCGGTGGTGGACGAGGCCCATTCCTTCGGTGCCCTGGGCCCCCGGGGCAAGGGCATTGCCCGGGAGGTGGCCGACGTTGCCCTGGGGACCTTCGGCAAGGCCTTCGCATTGTTCGGGGCGTTCGTGCTCCTTCCCCGGCTGTTCAAGGACTATCTTTTCAACTTCTGCTCCCCGTTTATCTACACCACGACTCTTCCCGAGGCTCACGCCGCCTCGGCCCTGGACCTCCTCGACATCGTCGAAAAGAGCGAAGACAGAAGGTCCCACCTCGCCGATATGAGCCGACTCATGCGACGGAGACTCCGTGAGGAGGGTTTCAAAGTCTCCGGGGACGCCCACATCCTGGCCCTCGAGATCGGAGACGAAAACAAGGCGGTCCGGGTGTCCCGAAAGCTCCTCGAAAACGGGATCTACGCTCTTCCGGCGCGGTACCCGACGGTGCCCTTGAAACAGGCCATTATCCGGATCGGAATGACGGCCCTGCACCGGGAAGAGGACATCCGGCTGTTTGTGGACACAGTGAGGAGAATCTGCGATGAGCTCGAATCAAGAACCTGA
- the bioD gene encoding dethiobiotin synthase, with product MSSNQEPEILFVVGTDTGIGKTVLSLLLMQFFFAKGLKPFYLKPVQTGCRDPYDTDSDARFVYKHVEALRSRDPAESVIYCFREPKAPYFAARNEECTIDPRVIRKVVEEKRLDHSPLVLEAAGGILVPMTSTQHGIDLAAETGARPVLAARSALGTINHTLLTLEVLRARNLEPLGIVFIDPFDPCTPRDLVEENMEAVRDFGGIRVAGVIPRIPDFSNPPGECFEILRRMFTRERFSP from the coding sequence ATGAGCTCGAATCAAGAACCTGAAATTCTCTTCGTGGTGGGGACGGACACGGGTATCGGCAAGACCGTCCTATCCCTGCTTCTCATGCAGTTTTTCTTTGCCAAAGGTCTCAAACCCTTCTACCTCAAACCCGTCCAGACGGGATGCCGCGACCCTTACGACACCGACAGCGACGCACGGTTCGTCTACAAACACGTGGAGGCTCTCCGGAGTCGCGACCCGGCCGAATCGGTGATTTATTGCTTCCGGGAGCCCAAGGCGCCCTACTTTGCCGCCCGCAACGAAGAATGCACCATCGATCCCCGGGTGATTCGAAAGGTGGTGGAGGAAAAACGGCTTGATCACTCCCCGTTGGTGCTCGAGGCGGCAGGTGGGATCCTGGTTCCCATGACCTCCACCCAACATGGGATCGACCTGGCGGCCGAAACGGGTGCCCGGCCCGTCCTCGCCGCCCGATCCGCCCTGGGAACCATCAATCACACGCTCCTTACCCTTGAGGTCCTTCGAGCCAGGAACCTCGAGCCCTTGGGCATTGTGTTCATCGACCCCTTCGACCCCTGCACCCCCAGGGACCTGGTCGAGGAAAACATGGAAGCCGTCCGGGATTTCGGCGGGATCCGCGTGGCGGGAGTCATTCCCCGGATTCCGGATTTCTCGAACCCGCCGGGGGAGTGCTTCGAAATCCTGAGACGCATGTTTACCCGGGAACGGTTCTCGCCTTGA
- a CDS encoding AAA family ATPase, which produces MSSEKHLRIPNLDPDFFILERDRVNLERFARLSERHPVNIMVTGSQGCGKSSLVRQFAAIYGRPLATFQVGLLAESGQLFGQQRLQSGETYFKEFLFSKAIQTPGCVIHLEEINRSETPHALNELFSVLSEDRSIWIDELGTVKVAPGVIFFATMNEGEKFTGVEEIDAALRDRFYYIQLEYLPHEVEKQVLVRKTGLSESGADRILNVINHIRTNEQAGVSVSIRHSLMIAELVSLGASLREALVYSLQISRDALESLLLSVHVQTQDTEAELDRYVVYVPESSPATEKVFQ; this is translated from the coding sequence ATGTCTTCGGAAAAGCATTTACGAATACCCAATCTCGATCCGGATTTTTTTATTCTTGAACGAGACAGGGTCAATCTGGAACGGTTCGCGCGGCTTTCAGAGCGGCATCCTGTCAACATAATGGTGACGGGAAGCCAGGGCTGTGGCAAGTCGTCCCTCGTAAGGCAGTTTGCCGCTATTTACGGGAGACCTTTGGCTACGTTCCAGGTGGGGCTCCTGGCCGAATCGGGACAGCTCTTCGGCCAACAGAGGCTCCAATCCGGTGAAACCTATTTCAAGGAGTTTCTGTTCTCCAAGGCCATACAGACTCCGGGTTGCGTGATACATCTCGAGGAAATCAACCGCTCCGAGACGCCTCATGCCTTGAACGAGCTTTTTTCCGTGCTTTCCGAGGATCGCAGCATCTGGATCGATGAGCTGGGAACCGTAAAGGTGGCGCCCGGAGTTATATTCTTCGCCACCATGAACGAGGGAGAGAAGTTTACCGGGGTCGAGGAGATCGACGCGGCTCTGAGGGACCGGTTCTATTATATTCAGCTCGAGTACTTGCCTCATGAAGTTGAAAAGCAGGTCTTGGTGAGAAAGACGGGATTATCGGAGTCCGGAGCAGACCGGATCTTGAATGTGATCAACCATATCAGGACCAATGAGCAAGCCGGTGTCAGCGTTTCCATAAGGCACAGCCTGATGATTGCGGAACTGGTTTCTTTAGGGGCCTCTTTGCGCGAGGCGCTCGTCTACAGTCTCCAGATTTCCAGGGATGCTCTCGAATCCCTGCTTCTATCGGTACACGTTCAAACGCAGGATACGGAAGCGGAGTTGGACCGATATGTCGTGTATGTTCCCGAGAGCTCCCCGGCTACGGAAAAGGTTTTCCAATGA
- a CDS encoding glycyl-radical enzyme activating protein, with translation MENRPLVTQIQRFSVNDGPGFRTIVFFKGCPLRCQWCHNPETQSFSPEIYWKSRLCVQCGHCFDVCPNQAVFPPIPPEEAQREDSTYYKIDKAKCDKCMKCVEACSYGALEQVGKPMSMEEIVEELERDRPFYDNSGGGVTISGGEPLVFGEFIRKLMDALKARNLHICLDTSGHSPWEILEPVAERADIILYDLKHLDSDEHERLTGVPNQLILHNLQRLTAKGCRIWLRIVVLPGCTDSIDYHRRVVAFLRSLPGSLERIDLLPFHNWCQDKYRWLGRPWSFGETESVHPDEVEPLLELYLSAGLNATIGGSGFQAQATASG, from the coding sequence GTGGAAAACCGACCACTCGTTACGCAGATTCAGCGATTTTCCGTAAACGACGGACCCGGGTTTCGGACGATCGTGTTTTTTAAGGGATGTCCTTTGCGGTGTCAATGGTGCCATAACCCTGAAACCCAGTCGTTTTCCCCCGAGATTTACTGGAAAAGTAGGTTATGCGTTCAATGCGGACACTGTTTCGATGTCTGTCCCAACCAGGCGGTTTTCCCTCCGATTCCCCCGGAAGAAGCGCAGCGTGAGGACTCGACCTACTATAAGATCGACAAGGCAAAATGTGATAAATGCATGAAATGCGTGGAGGCGTGCAGCTACGGTGCGCTCGAGCAGGTCGGCAAGCCCATGTCCATGGAAGAAATCGTCGAAGAGCTCGAGCGGGATCGGCCTTTCTATGACAATTCCGGAGGGGGGGTGACTATCAGTGGCGGGGAGCCTCTGGTGTTTGGCGAATTCATTCGAAAGCTGATGGATGCGCTCAAGGCGCGAAACCTTCATATCTGCCTTGATACTTCGGGGCATTCGCCCTGGGAGATATTGGAGCCCGTCGCCGAGCGAGCCGACATCATTCTGTACGACCTGAAACATCTCGACTCGGATGAACATGAGCGCCTGACAGGCGTACCGAACCAGCTCATTCTTCACAATTTGCAGAGGCTTACGGCAAAGGGCTGCAGGATCTGGCTGAGAATTGTGGTGTTGCCCGGCTGCACCGATTCGATTGATTACCACCGCCGTGTGGTTGCTTTTCTTCGAAGTCTTCCCGGATCGTTGGAACGTATCGACTTGCTGCCTTTTCACAACTGGTGCCAGGACAAATACCGCTGGCTTGGACGACCCTGGTCCTTTGGGGAGACGGAAAGTGTTCACCCGGATGAGGTGGAGCCGTTGTTGGAGCTGTACCTGTCGGCGGGACTGAATGCGACGATTGGTGGGTCGGGTTTTCAGGCACAGGCAACGGCATCGGGGTGA
- a CDS encoding pyruvate formate lyase family protein — translation MAQAAEARQDIEQLKESQQWWKVAEKLRSPRLDYLRKAVWKKGAIGGAYAPGIKIEIMRNILFTESWKENERDPIMMRKAKALAHVWRNIPIFITDHAQLVGYVGSAPNTLGMWPIEGASMVNEEAYNEEGVIPEPEEESLKIMADLNNYWAGNTAIDQVARLLDPEDAVKFMSGAIGWGVPTSAYGYSGKDYEYILTGKRGFEDIMEEIEARLDEAQEIVRGTPGPELLPYYEKIQNWEAMLIVLEAAVDWARRYARLARIIAENFESDPKRKEELLGIAETCERVPAKAPRSLQESLQMDHFIQILARYEAYEGAWPARPDYYHGPFYDKDVNIEKNLTHEQALELVGEFLIRAYELGGFAPRWTREGLQGITGTWVWTIGGVKPDGTDACNDLTRAFLQAARLVRVANPTFAFRWHPKVPDDIMRECFECIRHGLGYPSMRNDPILVQNAMYWHGHPLEEARTWVHQACMSPCPTTKHGFQPFRMASATANCAKMIEYALFNGYDPVVNMQMGPKTGDARKFKSFDELFEAWVKQMEWLTNTLVRTVNLGRVKDPEFYGRPFLSAISERSVEQGTDIVNPEGERGNSWVTGFTWVENADSLAAVKKLVFDEKKYTMDQLIDALQANWDGYEEMRLDFVRNAPKWGNDDDYVDQIMVRCLEEVARHSKELKDPTGNPWPLLPENVSGNIHYANIVGALPNGRKRGDALYDGGISPGPGLDKKGPTAVLKSCGKFDHVRHGRAFLLNQRLSPTQLKGEQGYQLWKAYMRTWADLGLDHVQFNMVDDATLRAAQKDPEKYQEVIVRVAGYSAHFVDISRKTQDNIIQRTIQGL, via the coding sequence ATGGCACAGGCAGCTGAAGCAAGACAGGACATCGAACAACTGAAAGAGAGCCAGCAATGGTGGAAAGTGGCCGAAAAGCTGCGCAGCCCGCGGCTGGACTATCTGCGCAAGGCGGTTTGGAAAAAGGGCGCCATAGGTGGAGCGTATGCTCCTGGCATAAAAATTGAGATTATGCGCAATATCCTTTTCACCGAGTCATGGAAGGAAAACGAGCGTGATCCCATTATGATGCGCAAAGCCAAAGCGCTCGCCCATGTCTGGCGGAATATACCGATATTTATCACCGATCACGCTCAGCTTGTAGGCTATGTCGGGAGTGCCCCCAATACGTTGGGGATGTGGCCTATTGAGGGCGCAAGCATGGTGAACGAAGAGGCGTACAACGAAGAGGGCGTTATTCCGGAACCTGAAGAGGAATCGCTCAAGATTATGGCTGATCTCAACAACTACTGGGCGGGAAACACGGCTATCGACCAGGTTGCGAGGCTGCTTGACCCCGAGGACGCGGTAAAGTTCATGAGTGGAGCGATTGGTTGGGGTGTGCCCACCTCGGCCTATGGCTACTCCGGGAAAGACTATGAATATATCTTGACGGGAAAGCGCGGGTTCGAAGATATCATGGAGGAAATAGAAGCCAGGTTGGACGAGGCGCAAGAGATTGTCCGTGGAACACCTGGGCCTGAGCTTTTACCCTACTACGAAAAAATCCAAAACTGGGAGGCGATGCTGATCGTCCTCGAAGCGGCCGTCGACTGGGCACGCCGTTACGCCCGGCTGGCTCGCATTATCGCGGAGAACTTCGAAAGCGACCCCAAACGCAAAGAGGAGTTGCTGGGCATAGCCGAAACCTGTGAAAGGGTGCCCGCAAAGGCGCCGAGGTCGCTGCAGGAATCGCTGCAAATGGACCATTTCATCCAGATCCTCGCGCGGTACGAGGCATACGAGGGTGCGTGGCCTGCCCGGCCGGACTACTATCACGGGCCGTTCTACGACAAGGATGTCAACATCGAGAAGAACCTGACCCATGAACAGGCACTGGAGCTGGTGGGCGAATTCCTCATCCGGGCATACGAACTCGGAGGGTTTGCTCCACGTTGGACCAGGGAAGGACTGCAAGGGATTACCGGCACATGGGTGTGGACTATTGGCGGCGTCAAGCCGGACGGCACCGACGCGTGCAACGATTTGACAAGAGCGTTTCTACAAGCCGCCAGGCTTGTCCGGGTGGCCAACCCGACGTTCGCCTTTCGCTGGCATCCCAAGGTCCCCGACGACATCATGCGCGAATGCTTCGAATGCATCCGGCACGGGCTCGGTTATCCTTCCATGCGTAACGATCCGATCCTTGTGCAAAATGCCATGTATTGGCATGGGCATCCCCTGGAGGAAGCGAGAACATGGGTCCACCAGGCGTGTATGTCGCCGTGTCCGACGACAAAGCATGGTTTTCAGCCGTTCCGTATGGCCTCTGCGACCGCGAATTGCGCCAAGATGATCGAGTATGCTCTGTTCAACGGCTATGATCCCGTTGTGAATATGCAAATGGGTCCCAAGACGGGAGATGCGAGGAAGTTCAAAAGCTTCGACGAGCTGTTTGAAGCCTGGGTGAAGCAGATGGAGTGGCTCACCAATACGCTTGTGAGAACGGTCAATCTCGGACGGGTAAAAGATCCGGAGTTTTATGGAAGACCGTTTCTTTCAGCCATTTCCGAGCGATCGGTGGAACAGGGCACTGACATTGTGAACCCTGAAGGTGAGCGCGGCAACAGCTGGGTTACGGGGTTTACCTGGGTCGAGAATGCCGACAGTCTTGCTGCCGTAAAAAAGCTTGTCTTCGACGAGAAGAAATACACGATGGATCAATTGATCGACGCTTTGCAGGCCAACTGGGACGGTTACGAAGAAATGCGCCTGGATTTCGTGCGGAATGCTCCCAAGTGGGGAAATGACGACGACTATGTGGACCAGATCATGGTGCGTTGCCTTGAAGAGGTTGCCAGGCATTCGAAAGAGCTGAAAGATCCCACTGGGAATCCATGGCCGCTTTTACCTGAGAACGTAAGCGGGAATATCCACTATGCCAACATCGTTGGGGCCCTTCCCAACGGCCGCAAACGCGGCGACGCGCTCTATGACGGTGGGATCTCGCCCGGTCCGGGGCTTGACAAAAAGGGGCCTACCGCAGTGCTCAAATCCTGCGGCAAGTTCGACCATGTGCGCCACGGGCGTGCCTTCCTCCTCAATCAGCGCCTTTCCCCGACCCAGCTCAAGGGTGAGCAGGGTTATCAGCTGTGGAAGGCCTACATGCGGACCTGGGCGGACCTCGGTCTGGACCACGTACAGTTCAACATGGTCGATGACGCCACGCTTAGGGCGGCGCAGAAGGACCCCGAAAAGTACCAGGAAGTGATCGTCCGGGTTGCCGGCTACAGCGCCCATTTTGTGGACATCAGCCGCAAGACCCAGGACAATATCATTCAGAGAACCATTCAGGGTCTGTAA
- a CDS encoding benzylsuccinate synthase gamma subunit family protein gives MPTCKECKNYFPQEDDESMGDCVQRVVDPRQAYYRAKPVAADQDASKCSQFAKR, from the coding sequence ATGCCTACATGTAAAGAATGCAAGAATTATTTTCCTCAGGAAGATGATGAATCGATGGGCGACTGTGTTCAGCGGGTAGTGGATCCCAGGCAGGCATACTACAGGGCCAAGCCTGTGGCGGCTGACCAGGACGCCTCGAAGTGCAGCCAATTTGCAAAGAGGTAA
- a CDS encoding vWA domain-containing protein produces the protein MEKVAGHVGHNVGRIEWAGMSRDDTDVIVLDPGLIMGDYPIPASMFDYLVGIVVHEALHRKEWTELVWKKSHEATSDMPVREKIAFHKIVYTGEDIYVDLFSQRNILGEYVRLAREVELRQEEPFLGDIAVSLDRLVHHWRRSAFEQNKSAGVEQMDQVLRLLHESTGELRSIGFASGGVVRRCELRARLYLETWKKIAPHVEGWKILDMSLLWYPRDGSEKVRPIRRKRKVQTRLSANLAQDIEEKLAAHSADITPIIRKVAGADNPDVVPTSRWDFNNPISPVVDPRMIGRIQGVLQSYAERVTVFNRGLTSGRVDRRRLHRAPVNGRCFFDRQALPNLDWNICLLVDASGSMAGARWRMVESILATLHKAFHGFRNRLQAFGYFEVDGVCMLSSLLDGKRVLSIPPSGQTASGQALIAAAYFMPKDARRRFIIHVTDGESNFGCDVQIGIDHCLAERIHLVTLGVACKDREAMVEQYGNGIQFLDHFGQLPGAIEHLLKWTLLGEAKALMAGSRPVRQKASVV, from the coding sequence TTGGAGAAGGTTGCCGGGCACGTTGGCCATAACGTCGGGCGCATAGAATGGGCTGGTATGTCGAGGGACGACACGGACGTCATCGTGCTCGATCCGGGCCTTATCATGGGGGACTATCCGATTCCCGCCTCGATGTTCGACTATCTGGTGGGCATTGTGGTCCATGAAGCCCTTCATCGAAAGGAATGGACGGAGCTGGTGTGGAAGAAGTCGCATGAGGCGACCTCGGACATGCCGGTACGGGAAAAGATCGCCTTTCACAAGATTGTCTATACCGGGGAAGATATTTATGTGGATCTCTTTTCCCAACGGAACATCCTTGGTGAGTACGTCCGGCTTGCCCGCGAGGTGGAGCTTCGCCAGGAGGAGCCGTTTCTTGGGGATATTGCTGTCAGTCTGGACAGGCTTGTGCACCATTGGCGGCGGAGCGCCTTCGAACAAAATAAATCGGCGGGCGTTGAACAAATGGATCAGGTGCTGCGCCTCCTCCATGAGTCGACGGGGGAACTTCGGTCCATCGGGTTTGCGTCGGGGGGAGTTGTCAGGCGATGTGAACTCAGGGCGCGGCTGTACCTTGAGACCTGGAAGAAAATCGCGCCCCATGTGGAGGGATGGAAAATCCTCGACATGTCGCTTTTATGGTATCCACGGGACGGTTCCGAAAAGGTGCGTCCAATCAGGAGAAAAAGAAAGGTTCAGACCCGCCTTTCTGCCAATCTGGCTCAAGACATTGAGGAGAAGCTCGCCGCCCATTCAGCGGACATAACGCCCATTATTCGCAAGGTGGCCGGCGCGGACAATCCCGACGTCGTTCCCACGTCCCGGTGGGATTTCAATAATCCGATCAGCCCGGTCGTCGATCCTAGAATGATCGGGCGCATTCAAGGTGTGCTCCAAAGCTACGCGGAACGTGTAACGGTGTTTAACCGGGGACTTACTTCAGGAAGAGTGGATCGTCGGAGGCTGCATAGAGCGCCGGTGAATGGGCGATGCTTTTTCGACAGGCAGGCGCTGCCCAATCTTGACTGGAATATTTGTCTGTTGGTTGATGCCAGCGGCTCCATGGCCGGAGCACGCTGGAGGATGGTGGAAAGTATTCTTGCCACTCTGCACAAGGCCTTTCATGGTTTCCGCAACAGGCTTCAGGCCTTCGGGTATTTCGAGGTGGACGGGGTTTGCATGCTCTCCAGCCTGCTCGACGGCAAGCGCGTACTTTCAATACCTCCGAGCGGTCAAACGGCGTCTGGACAAGCCCTCATTGCCGCTGCTTACTTCATGCCCAAGGATGCCAGGAGAAGGTTTATTATCCATGTGACGGACGGGGAGTCGAACTTCGGATGTGACGTCCAAATTGGAATCGATCACTGCCTTGCGGAGAGGATTCATCTTGTGACCCTTGGGGTCGCCTGTAAGGACCGTGAGGCAATGGTGGAGCAGTACGGCAACGGAATTCAGTTTCTCGATCATTTCGGCCAGTTACCCGGCGCGATTGAACATCTTCTCAAGTGGACGCTTCTGGGCGAAGCAAAAGCGCTTATGGCCGGTTCTCGCCCGGTAAGGCAGAAGGCATCTGTTGTGTGA
- a CDS encoding AAA family ATPase, whose translation MTFDLSSLVPAPEEHFFLPNSVVENLERIAMLSQRHPVNVLVAGKQGCGKSTLVKQFAARNRRPLATFQIGILSEPGQLFGEHRLKDGETYYQQFLFPQAIQTPGCVIHLEEINRPEHPKALNMLFSVLAEDRKVWLDELGLIRVADGVVFMATLNEGEEFVGTELLDAALRDRFYVTAMDYLPVDVETKVLHYKTGIPEAEALTIVNVANKLRSNSKDPMVVSTRHTLMIAEMVAVGASIEDAFVYSLQAGRDLLESILLSLHVQLGKKDARTETGYQIY comes from the coding sequence ATGACATTCGATCTTTCCAGCCTCGTTCCCGCGCCGGAAGAGCACTTTTTCCTGCCAAACAGTGTGGTGGAGAATCTGGAGCGGATTGCCATGCTTTCGCAAAGGCATCCTGTGAACGTGCTGGTCGCCGGCAAGCAGGGGTGTGGCAAATCGACTCTCGTGAAACAGTTCGCTGCACGCAACCGGCGGCCGCTTGCAACCTTCCAGATCGGGATCCTTTCGGAGCCGGGTCAGCTTTTCGGCGAGCACCGCTTAAAGGACGGAGAAACCTACTACCAGCAGTTTTTGTTTCCACAAGCCATTCAAACCCCGGGCTGTGTGATCCACCTGGAGGAAATCAACCGCCCCGAGCATCCGAAGGCGCTTAACATGCTTTTTTCCGTCCTGGCCGAAGACCGGAAGGTCTGGCTGGACGAGCTTGGACTCATACGGGTTGCCGACGGTGTCGTCTTCATGGCTACCCTCAATGAGGGAGAAGAATTCGTAGGTACGGAGTTATTGGACGCCGCCTTGCGGGATCGTTTCTATGTCACCGCCATGGATTACTTGCCTGTGGATGTCGAAACAAAGGTTCTCCATTACAAGACCGGAATTCCTGAAGCGGAAGCACTGACAATCGTCAATGTGGCTAACAAGCTGAGGAGCAATTCGAAGGACCCGATGGTCGTTTCGACCCGCCACACGCTCATGATCGCCGAAATGGTGGCAGTGGGGGCATCCATCGAAGACGCTTTCGTTTACAGTCTTCAGGCGGGTAGAGACTTACTGGAGTCTATTCTGCTTTCGCTCCATGTGCAATTGGGGAAAAAAGATGCGCGCACCGAAACCGGTTATCAAATCTACTGA